From the Hymenobacter yonginensis genome, one window contains:
- a CDS encoding SDR family oxidoreductase yields the protein MAAKKPATPSVPDPKNAPSKPKAPAKTAATPAAKQAAKDAAAAPKPVKRPTAKDMKQHAQTLPYPAKQADMKLQPAMDFSTYRAAGKLQDKVALITGSDSGIGRAVAVAFAMEGAHVAVLFNENVVDAEETKRLVEAQGRQCILLQLDVRDPEQCKQAVRRTRAELGGLNILVNNAAFQMAQEKFEDIPEEQIRRTFDTNILGYIWMAQAAIPHLKKDDCIINTGSIVGLTGIPILIDYACTKSAIHALTKSLATHLGERGIRVNCVVPGPVWTPNIPGTMPREEIEKFGYEVALARPGQPEELAPAYVLLASQDGSFMTGSLVHVTGGKMSSDQ from the coding sequence ATGGCCGCCAAGAAACCCGCTACCCCGTCTGTTCCGGATCCGAAGAACGCCCCATCCAAGCCCAAGGCCCCGGCCAAAACCGCCGCTACGCCCGCCGCTAAGCAAGCGGCCAAGGACGCCGCGGCCGCGCCCAAGCCTGTGAAGCGCCCCACGGCCAAAGACATGAAGCAGCACGCCCAGACGCTGCCCTACCCCGCCAAACAGGCCGATATGAAGCTGCAGCCCGCCATGGACTTCAGCACCTACCGCGCCGCCGGCAAGCTCCAGGATAAGGTGGCCCTCATCACCGGCTCCGACTCCGGTATCGGGCGGGCCGTGGCCGTGGCCTTTGCCATGGAAGGTGCCCACGTGGCCGTGCTCTTCAACGAAAACGTGGTGGACGCCGAGGAAACCAAGCGGCTAGTGGAGGCCCAGGGCCGCCAGTGTATTCTGCTGCAGCTGGACGTGCGCGACCCGGAGCAGTGCAAGCAGGCCGTGCGCCGCACCCGCGCCGAGCTGGGTGGCCTCAACATCCTGGTCAACAATGCCGCCTTCCAGATGGCGCAGGAGAAGTTCGAGGATATTCCGGAGGAGCAGATCCGCCGCACCTTCGACACCAACATCCTGGGCTACATCTGGATGGCACAGGCTGCCATTCCGCACCTCAAAAAGGACGACTGCATCATCAACACCGGCAGCATCGTGGGCCTCACCGGCATCCCGATTCTGATTGACTACGCCTGCACCAAGTCGGCCATTCACGCCCTCACCAAAAGCCTGGCCACGCACCTCGGCGAGCGAGGTATTCGGGTGAACTGCGTGGTGCCCGGCCCGGTCTGGACGCCCAACATCCCCGGCACCATGCCGCGCGAGGAAATCGAGAAGTTCGGCTACGAAGTGGCCCTGGCCCGCCCCGGCCAGCCCGAGGAGCTGGCCCCCGCCTACGTGCTGCTGGCCTCCCAGGACGGCTCGTTCATGACTGGCAGCCTCGTGCACGTCACGGGCGGCAAAATGAGCAGCGACCAGTAA
- a CDS encoding hydroxysqualene dehydroxylase has product MPKKIVILGGGVAGMSAAHELIERGFAVEIYERQPHYVGGKARSVDVPDSATPGHQPLPGEHGFRFFPGFYRHITDTMKRIPYGQNRQGVFDNLVPTQRVMMARTGKPPVAAPVNFPKTRADWQALLDGLLHADTGLTDSDKKLFADRVWQLLTSSYERRQQSYERVAWWQYMSTDQQCGTRQPCPYELYCVGGLTHSLVAAQPQLMSTKTGGDILLQLLLLMANPGAHTDRVLNGPTNDVWLNPWLQYLKSKGVVYHHNQLTTALHCDPATRLISGATVLDLETQQTRTVQADYYLAAVPLERMAKLISPDMVKLDPTLGFVEHLSNPHLHTLNWMNGVQFYLREDVQLTKGHVICIDSPWAITVISQPQFWPDFPMSGYGDGQAKGLLSVDVSNWFAKGVLDWPLDDGTTGRKQACDCTLDEIVKEVWAQLEQSLNTPGLPPLLGPDILLRAYVDADIRPELLSAPVQALDVPTRSGHNDEPLLVNTANSWSLRPEASTGIANLFLAADYVRTNTDLATMEGANEAARRAVNGIIAASGAKVPTCRIWELHEPGVLAVLRWLDRRRFAQGLPWTNEVPWLGKLLHRLNYLFHQFRRFK; this is encoded by the coding sequence ATGCCGAAAAAGATTGTCATTCTGGGAGGAGGCGTTGCGGGCATGAGTGCCGCGCACGAACTAATAGAACGGGGCTTTGCCGTGGAGATTTACGAACGGCAGCCGCACTACGTGGGCGGCAAAGCCCGCAGCGTAGACGTGCCCGACAGTGCCACGCCCGGCCACCAGCCGCTGCCCGGCGAGCATGGCTTCCGGTTTTTTCCCGGTTTCTACCGCCACATCACCGACACCATGAAGCGCATCCCCTACGGCCAGAACCGGCAGGGCGTGTTCGACAACCTAGTGCCCACCCAGCGCGTGATGATGGCGCGCACCGGCAAGCCGCCCGTGGCGGCGCCCGTCAACTTCCCCAAAACCCGCGCCGACTGGCAGGCCCTGCTCGACGGCCTGCTGCACGCCGACACCGGCCTGACCGACTCCGACAAAAAGCTGTTTGCCGACCGGGTGTGGCAGCTGCTCACCAGCTCCTACGAGCGGCGCCAGCAGAGCTACGAGCGGGTGGCGTGGTGGCAGTACATGAGCACCGACCAGCAGTGCGGCACCCGCCAGCCCTGCCCCTACGAGCTGTACTGCGTGGGCGGCCTCACCCACTCGCTGGTGGCGGCCCAGCCCCAGCTGATGAGCACCAAAACCGGCGGCGACATTCTGCTGCAGCTGCTGCTGCTGATGGCCAACCCCGGCGCCCACACCGACCGGGTGCTGAACGGCCCCACCAACGACGTGTGGCTGAACCCGTGGCTGCAGTACCTGAAAAGCAAGGGCGTGGTGTATCATCACAACCAACTCACCACGGCCCTGCACTGCGACCCCGCCACGCGCCTGATCAGCGGGGCCACGGTGCTGGACCTGGAAACGCAGCAGACCCGCACCGTGCAGGCCGACTACTACCTGGCGGCCGTGCCGCTGGAGCGCATGGCCAAGCTCATCAGCCCCGATATGGTGAAGCTGGACCCCACGCTGGGCTTCGTGGAGCACCTGAGCAACCCGCACCTGCACACGCTGAACTGGATGAACGGCGTGCAGTTCTACCTGCGCGAAGACGTGCAGCTCACTAAAGGGCACGTCATCTGCATTGATTCGCCGTGGGCCATTACCGTCATTTCGCAGCCGCAGTTCTGGCCCGATTTCCCGATGAGCGGCTACGGCGACGGGCAGGCCAAGGGGCTGCTGTCGGTGGACGTGTCGAACTGGTTTGCCAAGGGCGTGCTCGATTGGCCCCTCGACGACGGCACCACCGGCCGCAAGCAGGCCTGCGACTGTACCTTGGATGAAATAGTGAAGGAAGTGTGGGCTCAGCTGGAGCAGAGCCTGAACACGCCCGGCCTGCCGCCCCTGCTCGGCCCCGATATACTCCTGCGCGCCTACGTGGATGCCGACATCCGGCCGGAGCTGCTGAGTGCGCCGGTGCAGGCCCTGGACGTGCCCACCCGCTCGGGCCACAACGACGAGCCGCTGCTGGTGAACACGGCCAACTCGTGGAGCCTCCGCCCAGAAGCCAGCACCGGCATTGCCAACCTGTTTCTGGCCGCCGACTACGTGCGCACCAACACCGACCTGGCCACCATGGAAGGCGCCAACGAGGCCGCCCGCCGGGCCGTGAACGGCATCATTGCCGCCAGCGGCGCCAAAGTGCCCACCTGCCGCATCTGGGAACTGCACGAGCCCGGCGTGCTGGCCGTGCTCCGCTGGCTGGACCGCCGCCGCTTCGCCCAGGGCCTGCCCTGGACCAACGAAGTGCCCTGGCTGGGCAAACTGCTGCACCGCCTCAACTACCTGTTCCACCAGTTTCGCCGCTTCAAATGA
- a CDS encoding DUF6989 domain-containing protein → MSPTSTLLPAPAPSRAAQYRLPVMLGLMALGILALIHDSLTGLGWTTAARWGYSLTAAYALYALWARDVVVARLLGFALAAGLAELPADAYLVHTTGTLVYPQPEPMLWASPVYMPFSWAVVLTQIGFVAWLLLPRLGPWRTGLLLVPVSGVLIPLYEKWAINAGWWQYRGAPSWHGVPYYIFLAEALLMLPVPWLLLRAVGKGGRWLPLAGLAEGVVMLLACLLAFWLLG, encoded by the coding sequence ATGAGCCCCACCTCTACCCTCCTTCCCGCCCCTGCACCGTCCCGCGCCGCGCAGTACCGCCTGCCCGTGATGCTGGGCTTGATGGCGCTGGGCATTCTGGCCCTCATCCACGACAGCCTCACGGGCCTGGGCTGGACCACAGCGGCCCGCTGGGGCTACTCGCTCACGGCCGCCTATGCCCTCTACGCCCTCTGGGCCCGCGACGTGGTGGTGGCCCGGCTGCTGGGCTTTGCTTTGGCGGCCGGCCTGGCCGAGCTGCCCGCCGATGCCTACCTGGTGCACACTACCGGCACGTTGGTGTACCCGCAGCCGGAGCCCATGCTGTGGGCGTCGCCGGTGTACATGCCGTTCAGCTGGGCCGTGGTGCTCACCCAGATTGGGTTTGTGGCCTGGCTGCTGCTGCCGCGGCTGGGGCCATGGCGCACCGGCCTGCTGCTGGTGCCCGTCAGCGGGGTGCTCATTCCGTTGTATGAGAAATGGGCCATCAATGCCGGCTGGTGGCAGTACCGGGGCGCGCCCAGCTGGCACGGGGTGCCCTACTATATTTTCCTGGCCGAGGCGCTGCTGATGCTGCCGGTGCCGTGGCTGCTGCTGCGCGCGGTGGGCAAGGGCGGCCGCTGGCTGCCGCTGGCCGGCCTGGCCGAAGGCGTAGTGATGCTGCTAGCCTGCTTGCTGGCCTTCTGGCTGCTGGGGTAG
- a CDS encoding sensor histidine kinase, producing MDRITSYFMPAGFVGTADQTRQARIITNTVLLTSLFSFNFLLLCWWAGFWPGMYLMIFNVVAFLVLPFGFRQGLFSYVTFGYIYLVAGYLGVFLNSVYQGGYFAATTSWLVLCPVSATFLLGRRAGIIFFVVSLLSVVGLWELERRGIHLPSTVPPEHRLFWSLDILGGLMLILLVVSVVFDQINQNTLRQLTENNDLLSLRTSQLEQSLNELRATQAMLVHSEKMASLGELTAGIAHEIQNPMNFVNNFSEVSCELLQELPPAMFTALPAAQQALVQGTLETLGRNLARITRHGQRVDGIVRSMLQHAHTGPRERQLTDLNQLATEYLNLAYSSLRAKDPAFHAALHTDLAPDLGLANVVAPDIGRVLLNLFNNGLYALQEQRRKQPAGYLPALTVSTRRVGAEVEIRVRDNGCGMPEEVRQKVFQPFFTTKPAGTGTGLGLSLSHDIVVSGHGGRFLVDSQPGQGTEFHLWLPV from the coding sequence ATGGATCGAATTACCTCCTACTTTATGCCGGCGGGCTTCGTCGGCACTGCCGACCAGACCCGGCAGGCGCGCATCATCACCAACACGGTGCTGCTGACCAGCCTGTTCTCGTTCAACTTTCTGCTGCTGTGCTGGTGGGCCGGGTTCTGGCCGGGCATGTACCTGATGATCTTCAACGTGGTGGCCTTTCTGGTGCTGCCGTTCGGGTTTCGGCAGGGACTGTTTTCCTACGTCACGTTCGGCTACATCTACCTGGTGGCGGGCTACCTGGGCGTGTTTCTGAACAGCGTGTACCAGGGCGGCTACTTTGCGGCCACCACCAGCTGGCTGGTGCTGTGCCCGGTGTCGGCCACGTTTCTGCTGGGTAGGCGGGCGGGCATCATCTTCTTTGTGGTGTCGTTGCTGAGCGTGGTGGGGCTGTGGGAGCTGGAGCGGCGCGGCATCCATCTGCCCAGCACGGTGCCGCCCGAGCACCGCCTGTTCTGGAGCCTCGACATCCTGGGCGGGCTGATGCTGATTCTGCTGGTGGTGTCGGTGGTGTTCGACCAGATCAACCAGAACACCCTGCGCCAGCTCACCGAAAACAACGACCTGCTTTCCTTGCGCACCAGCCAGCTGGAACAGTCGCTGAACGAGCTGCGCGCCACCCAGGCTATGCTGGTCCACAGCGAGAAGATGGCCAGCCTCGGGGAGCTGACGGCGGGCATTGCCCACGAGATTCAGAACCCGATGAACTTCGTCAACAACTTCTCGGAGGTGAGCTGCGAGCTGCTGCAGGAGCTGCCCCCAGCCATGTTTACGGCGCTGCCCGCCGCGCAGCAGGCCCTGGTACAGGGCACGCTCGAAACGCTGGGCCGCAACCTGGCCCGCATCACGCGCCACGGCCAGCGCGTGGATGGCATCGTGCGCAGCATGCTGCAGCACGCCCACACCGGTCCCCGCGAGCGGCAGCTCACCGACCTCAACCAGCTGGCCACCGAGTACCTCAACTTGGCCTACTCCAGCCTGCGCGCCAAAGACCCGGCCTTCCACGCCGCCCTGCACACCGACCTGGCCCCCGACCTGGGCCTGGCCAACGTGGTAGCACCCGACATCGGCCGGGTGCTGCTGAACCTGTTCAACAACGGCCTCTACGCCCTGCAGGAGCAGCGCCGCAAGCAGCCGGCCGGCTACCTGCCCGCCCTCACGGTGAGCACCCGCCGGGTGGGGGCAGAAGTGGAAATCCGGGTGCGCGACAACGGCTGCGGCATGCCCGAAGAAGTGCGCCAGAAGGTGTTCCAGCCCTTTTTCACGACCAAGCCGGCCGGCACCGGCACCGGCCTCGGCCTCTCCCTCTCCCACGATATCGTAGTAAGCGGCCACGGCGGCCGTTTCCTCGTAGATTCCCAGCCCGGCCAGGGCACCGAGTTCCACCTCTGGCTGCCGGTGTAG
- a CDS encoding response regulator, translated as MATKILVVDDEEDVADLLGQRFRHKIKDGTYDFRFAESGQQALTLMQNEPDFDVLLLDINMPDINGLTLLSRLPELMPLSRAVIVSAYGDMDNIRTAMNRGAFDFVCKPINFLDLDATIEKTAQHVQQLREAAQVKMMAELKTHFFDNITHEFRTPLTLILAPVAGLLQLPDLPESLRPDLLTVERNARQLLYLINQLLELARLEAGQLRVAVQPGPLSDYLQELVAGFQALARQRGITLTYDAQLPGTWLYDAEKVAHIAYNLLANALKFMPPLAGEPAPDARRQVTVHLSGSPELVRLAVADTGVGISAANLPRIFDRFYQAAPGATQLPVGSGIGLALVRELTTLMGGQVSVQSSTTPPTGTTFVVELPLQPALASEPATLGTAAPDWLPVPIPVPPAPDLPSGHAPDSPLIMLIEDNEELRTYLARQLAPMYRVLAAANGAEGWQLIQQELPDVVVSDVMMPELDGYELTYRIKNTPATDHVAVVLLTAQGTHSQRLTGLRQGADEYLTKPFHLEELVLRLHNILVRQQRLRTLYGQQLSRPELSQPTETVQNGWLRSLYEVLEKHLDDPELNVERLADQLAMSRKTLLRKVQALTHLAPSELIQQYRLRKAADLLRAGHSVADTAYAVGFNTPAYFGQCFKDLYQLTPSEFSAAPTPQP; from the coding sequence ATGGCTACTAAGATTCTGGTTGTTGATGATGAGGAAGACGTGGCCGATTTGCTGGGCCAGCGTTTTCGGCATAAGATTAAGGATGGCACCTACGACTTCCGCTTCGCGGAAAGCGGGCAGCAGGCCCTGACCCTGATGCAGAACGAGCCCGACTTCGACGTGCTGCTGCTCGACATCAACATGCCCGACATCAACGGCCTGACCCTGCTCAGCCGCCTGCCCGAACTGATGCCCCTGAGCCGGGCCGTCATCGTGTCGGCCTACGGCGACATGGACAACATCCGGACGGCCATGAACCGCGGGGCCTTCGACTTCGTGTGCAAGCCCATCAACTTCTTGGACCTGGATGCCACCATCGAGAAAACCGCCCAGCACGTGCAGCAGCTGCGCGAGGCGGCCCAGGTGAAGATGATGGCCGAGCTCAAAACCCACTTCTTCGACAACATCACCCACGAGTTTCGCACGCCGCTCACCCTGATTCTGGCCCCGGTGGCAGGCCTGCTGCAGCTCCCCGACCTGCCCGAAAGCCTGCGCCCCGACCTGCTGACCGTGGAGCGCAACGCCCGCCAGCTGCTTTACCTCATCAACCAGCTGCTGGAGCTGGCCCGCCTGGAGGCCGGGCAGCTGCGGGTGGCCGTGCAGCCTGGCCCCCTCAGCGACTACCTGCAGGAGCTGGTGGCCGGCTTTCAGGCCCTGGCCCGGCAGCGTGGTATCACGCTCACTTACGACGCCCAGCTGCCCGGCACCTGGCTCTACGACGCCGAAAAGGTGGCCCACATTGCCTACAACCTGCTGGCCAACGCCCTCAAGTTTATGCCGCCGCTTGCGGGCGAGCCCGCGCCCGATGCCCGCCGCCAGGTGACGGTGCACCTCAGCGGCAGCCCCGAACTGGTACGCCTGGCCGTGGCCGACACCGGCGTGGGCATTTCGGCCGCCAACCTGCCGCGCATCTTCGACCGGTTTTACCAGGCTGCCCCCGGCGCCACGCAGCTGCCGGTCGGCTCCGGCATCGGGCTGGCGCTGGTGCGCGAGCTGACCACGCTTATGGGCGGGCAGGTGAGCGTGCAAAGCAGTACCACGCCGCCCACGGGCACCACCTTTGTGGTAGAGCTGCCGCTGCAGCCGGCCCTGGCCAGCGAGCCGGCCACCCTGGGCACCGCCGCGCCCGACTGGCTGCCGGTGCCCATCCCCGTGCCCCCGGCCCCCGACCTGCCCTCCGGCCACGCCCCCGATTCGCCGCTGATTATGCTGATTGAGGACAACGAGGAGCTGCGCACCTACCTGGCCCGGCAGCTGGCCCCCATGTACCGGGTGCTGGCCGCCGCTAACGGCGCCGAGGGCTGGCAGCTGATTCAGCAGGAACTGCCCGACGTGGTGGTGTCGGACGTGATGATGCCCGAGCTGGACGGCTACGAGCTGACCTACCGCATCAAGAACACGCCCGCCACCGACCACGTGGCCGTGGTGCTGCTCACGGCCCAGGGCACCCACAGCCAGCGCCTCACCGGCCTGCGCCAGGGCGCCGACGAGTACCTGACCAAACCGTTTCATCTGGAAGAGCTGGTGCTGCGGCTGCACAACATTCTGGTGCGGCAGCAGCGCCTTCGCACCCTCTACGGCCAGCAGCTGAGCCGGCCCGAACTCTCGCAGCCCACCGAAACCGTGCAGAACGGCTGGCTCCGCAGCCTGTATGAAGTGCTGGAAAAGCACCTTGACGACCCGGAGCTGAACGTGGAGCGCCTGGCCGACCAGCTGGCCATGAGCCGCAAAACGCTGCTGCGCAAAGTACAGGCCCTCACCCACCTGGCTCCCAGCGAGCTGATCCAGCAGTACCGCCTGCGTAAAGCCGCCGACCTGCTCCGCGCCGGCCATTCCGTGGCCGATACGGCGTATGCCGTAGGCTTCAACACCCCGGCCTACTTCGGGCAGTGCTTCAAAGACCTTTACCAGCTCACACCCAGCGAATTCAGTGCCGCCCCCACGCCCCAGCCCTGA